GAAACAGGAGGGAAGCAAAATGATGGAAGGCTGAAAGGTGTTTCCCTAGACTTTGTCCCTACAGTTCCTGTTTGAACTTGGATCTAGTTttaactatttaaaaaaaactgttttagaTCTGGAAGATTCAGCGGTTTCGGGCAACCCTAACGTGTCGGATATACCATCACCCAAAGGACCTATCATACATGATGTCACCGATATCGACGAAAGCAGTTGTGCTGATCTTATTGGAAACTGCAACGAATTAGACGCTGATCAAATGGATGAAATTACTGAAGTAGTGCCCAATGAAAAATCTCCTGAAATCTTTTTCCCCATGGCCCAAATTTCAGAGTTGCCCATTTCAGTTGAATCTACTGAACATGAAGAGGAAGTACCAGCTGAAGAAGCAGTAGAAGACGGGTGAGTTTTGTTACTATGTAGCCTTACAAATGGTATTGTTCATGTAAAACCTTTTTATTAGTTTGGGAGTCGAAAATCCCGATTTTAACACAATGGTCCAGATGGAAGCTGGAACATCCAATAGTGGTTCTGGAATCCTTGAGAGCTCCGCAATGGCTAGTCCAATGAGTCCTGATCTGTTGATGGCTGTAGATCCTCGTGAAGTCAATTCGGGGGCTTTACTCAGCTTCGAAGAAAATCGAAAGGAGAAAGGTGGACGTGGCAAGTCGGTTGTCAAAAACCAAGAAAGATCTGTTGCATCCACCGAATCAAACGTCTTGGAGAGGTATGTAGtgtttttcatttattctGTCTGAATACATAAGGCTGATTCGGAAACCTTGGTATCCGGTTTGCTCCCTTCAAGCAGAGAGGAGTTGGACAACCATCTAGACACGATGCAGGTCGACTTGGAACAACTTCGTGAGGTCTTGAGTCTTCAGGGAAATCCACTTGATGCCTCTACGTTGCTTGGGGTATGTGATTCTCTCGGTCTGAATTTCGAACCGACGTTAGATTCATGTAATTGGGCGGGTTATTCTGCGACCTGGAACCGGAGGGGAATACCTTCGGACAGTTCGCCATCTCTCGCTTCACTGCTAGAACACCAGATGCTGCCAAAGGTAGCAAgtgccttttaaaaaaaacacttgaGTCCCACCCTCCCTGCATTTCCCAATTCCACCACTTAACCGGGGTGTATTTTCATGCATACCAATTTAAGTACTTTTGTGAAGTGCTTTATGATAGCAGAACTGTCGTCCTATTATTCCAACAATAagctgttttattttcttagcTTTTCAGTGCAGATGATACCCTACCAAGCAACGGTTATTTGTCGATGGACATGGACATGTTCAAAAACCCGTCCCAAGGTGCTATTCTCGGTAAGTGTCTCCTTATTAATCACATCATTGAATTACTTCATTTCGCTTATTGTCAACAGGTAATGAAGTGATAGCTTATAACGATGCGTCATTCTTCGATATGGTCGATGATTATGGTGATGGACAGATGGCAGGTGATCGAACAACTCGAGATTTGGAAGATGATTCTATCGTGAAAGACACTACCGATTTGTTTGATCTCCTGGATGATCCTCCTCAGCCCACAACTGCGATACCCCCTACAACTGTATCCGCcgccaagaagaaaaagagaaattgaagCAAGCGAATAGCGCGAAAAAGAGAGGACAACGTAACAACAAAATGTGGCTGTATCCCGCCTCGCTTTATTTCGACGCGTCCTATCCCCAACTAAAAATAcctctcttttctttatgATATATAACTTTATGCGTGTTATCGTCATTAACAGACCTTTGTTTCGTTTTCCCaccttagttttttttttcgtacccttttttgattttcatttaacttTAAAGTAGAAAGTCAATTTGATGACGGAGAGTATGTAGATTCGCTAGCCAACCCCTGTGTAATGTCATCAAGCACATTTGCCAtacttgttattattattactactattactttaatttttaatCGCAGGAAATTGGAAGGGTTAGAAAGGGGGATATGAAGTGATTTGTTATTCGCATTCGACGATGGGCTTATCGCGCGCAATTGCAGGGTGTGTGATGCGTATGTGTTTATTTTGGATTTGTAGGTTTGCTTTTTGTACGACGAACCTACTTATTTATATACATAAAGTTGTCTGGGCAGCAACGGAAGGAgcagaggaaaaaaaattttcaccgAGAAGGTGATCGAAGCGaatgttcttcttttctctgttTTAAAAGATACCTActaaaaagaggaagaaagcAAACATTGACGCCGTTATGAGAATTCATTTGTGTCAACTGTTTTTCTCACACGTGTTGGCTATGTGATTCGACGTCGTTACGGTATACATCAATAAAACTCAACAATTAAAACCCATCCATTTCTTTTTAGGAAACATAATGTTTTCATACATTACCCTCTTACAACTTTCAAGGAATAgctttaaaaatttctttttcttttctttgcagATGAATGCAGCCGTCATTGGTATCCGATCTGGCTGTGCAGTTTGAAACATGAAAATATGCTAATTGATCTCCCGGTTGCAGTCATCATCATTCACGTTCTGCAGACGtcgaaaggttttttttttttcgtcttcttctttcaagtAACAGTCTGAAAACATCTTcagtcattttcttttaaggcTCCCACTTTCGACTACACAATCATGACGTGGAAAAGAATCTCGTGGAATCCCTTGTTTCTTGGAGCCGATCGGAGCCGATGATACGATAAAAGACGGAAAGGGAAATGCTGAATATATTTATAGATAAATATATACACACTACAAGAGTAGAATGTTCTTTAACATGgaagaagaataagaaaagataGAGTGGGAGGTGGGATGAAGAAAGAAGTGGGGGCGTGCAGCCTTTGGGGGAGGAATGGGGGAGGATGGGAAACGACTGGATGGGCTTTGACGACCGACATGGACTAgcttacctttttttttttttctgttttttttcttctttttttcagtcgcctctttttctctttttattccCTACTCCACCCTCCGTTCCAAGTCCATTTCTCACTCGTGCACAGCACTCTAGTAGAGTGAGAGTGTAGTAGAAGTTCACTACACTATACTGGAAAATGTCGTACGTAATGTTCGCGGCTCTTACACCAAAAAGCAAATACACACGCCGGGCGTGCTGGAACATCATAACATTTCTCGCTGAAGCCGGAAGCGATCGAAGTAGTGTACGGGGTATCTAGGTGGGAGTAGGTGGAGGCCGGATCGATGGTTTGAACTCATAAAGTGgctccacaaaaaaaaaattattttcttcgCTTATGTTTCGTGCATATATAAATAAGAAAGAGATAGATAGATGTTGGTCCTTTAATTTTTTAGGGTTTTCTCgctcgtttctttttcttttcttttttttttaagcggGGAGGGGGAGACTCTCCTTCCCTACTCCGCCCATCTCTTCTTTTCTCCCTTGTAACGTGTTCGTGTTGTCCGGAGAGAGGGTGGGGAAGTAAataggaaaagagaaaaaaaaaagactccCTTCCTCTCTCCCCATATATCTACACACTCCAAAAGCTCTCTCTTCTTTCATATATTTCGGTTGCGCCTTCTACACACCCCTTTTTCTCCTCTTTCTGGCCACCTTCCACCACCCATCCCATCCACCCACTCTCTCTCTACTACTCACGCTATACACCCTCACTCTTTTTGTGAGCctcccacaaaaaaaaaaaaaaaagccgggACCCGCTGACGACGACGAACGACCACACGAACCAAGCGGCTTCAGTTCATCAGTTCGTCTAGAGTCAGTTGTTGCGAcagtcttcttcttttttattatttctattttcacTGGTCGGAATACGTTCGGAGGT
This genomic interval from Daphnia magna isolate NIES linkage group LG8, ASM2063170v1.1, whole genome shotgun sequence contains the following:
- the LOC116928946 gene encoding heat shock factor protein isoform X1 yields the protein MHTVGDATSSVPAFLGKLWKLVEDPSTNHLISWNSNGMSFTIRDQARFARELLPLYYKHNNMASFVRQLNMYGFHKVVSVDSGGLKVDKDEMEFAHMYFLQGQEFLLEHIKRKIPISKQEETKHTKPEVLSRVLADVRSMKGKQENVDSRLNTMKRENEALWREVASLRQKHMKQQQIVNKLIQFLISIVQPNGRAGLGLKRRYPLMLGEAVRSTTNSSTTEKGIQKETGGKQNDGRLKDLEDSAVSGNPNVSDIPSPKGPIIHDVTDIDESSCADLIGNCNELDADQMDEITEVVPNEKSPEIFFPMAQISELPISVESTEHEEEVPAEEAVEDGLGVENPDFNTMVQMEAGTSNSGSGILESSAMASPMSPDLLMAVDPREVNSGALLSFEENRKEKGGRGKSVVKNQERSVASTESNVLESREELDNHLDTMQVDLEQLREVLSLQGNPLDASTLLGVCDSLGLNFEPTLDSCNWAGYSATWNRRGIPSDSSPSLASLLEHQMLPKLFSADDTLPSNGYLSMDMDMFKNPSQGAILGNEVIAYNDASFFDMVDDYGDGQMAGDRTTRDLEDDSIVKDTTDLFDLLDDPPQPTTAIPPTTVSAAKKKKRN
- the LOC116928946 gene encoding heat shock factor protein isoform X2 translates to MHTVGDATSSVPAFLGKLWKLVEDPSTNHLISWNSNGMSFTIRDQARFARELLPLYYKHNNMASFVRQLNMYGFHKVVSVDSGGLKVDKDEMEFAHMYFLQGQEFLLEHIKRKIPISKQEETKHTKPEVLSRVLADVRSMKGKQENVDSRLNTMKRENEALWREVASLRQKHMKQQQIVNKLIQFLISIVQPNGRAGLGLKRRYPLMLGEAVRSTTNSSTTEKGIQKETGGKQNDGRLKDLEDSAVSGNPNVSDIPSPKGPIIHDVTDIDESSCADLIGNCNELDADQMDEITEVVPNEKSPEIFFPMAQISELPISVESTEHEEEVPAEEAVEDGLGVENPDFNTMVQMEAGTSNSGSGILESSAMASPMSPDLLMAVDPREVNSGALLSFEENRKEKGGRGKSVVKNQERSVASTESNVLEREELDNHLDTMQVDLEQLREVLSLQGNPLDASTLLGVCDSLGLNFEPTLDSCNWAGYSATWNRRGIPSDSSPSLASLLEHQMLPKLFSADDTLPSNGYLSMDMDMFKNPSQGAILGNEVIAYNDASFFDMVDDYGDGQMAGDRTTRDLEDDSIVKDTTDLFDLLDDPPQPTTAIPPTTVSAAKKKKRN
- the LOC116928946 gene encoding heat shock factor protein isoform X6; translated protein: MHTVGDATSSVPAFLGKLWKLVEDPSTNHLISWNSNGMSFTIRDQARFARELLPLYYKHNNMASFVRQLNMYGFHKVVSVDSGGLKVDKDEMEFAHMYFLQGQEFLLEHIKRKIPISKQEETKHTKPEVLSRVLADVRSMKGKQENVDSRLNTMKRENEALWREVASLRQKHMKQQQIVNKLIQFLISIVQPNGRAGLGLKRRYPLMLGEAVRSTTNSSTTEKGIQKETGGKQNDGRLKDLEDSAVSGNPNVSDIPSPKGPIIHDVTDIDESSCADLIGNCNELDADQMDEITEVVPNEKSPEIFFPMAQISELPISVESTEHEEEVPAEEAVEDGLGVENPDFNTMVQMEAGTSNSGSGILESSAMASPMSPDLLMAVDPREVNSGALLSFEENRKEKGGRGKSVVKNQERSVASTESNVLEREELDNHLDTMQVDLEQLREVLSLQGNPLDASTLLGLFSADDTLPSNGYLSMDMDMFKNPSQGAILGNEVIAYNDASFFDMVDDYGDGQMAGDRTTRDLEDDSIVKDTTDLFDLLDDPPQPTTAIPPTTVSAAKKKKRN
- the LOC116928946 gene encoding heat shock factor protein isoform X5 translates to MHTVGDATSSVPAFLGKLWKLVEDPSTNHLISWNSNGMSFTIRDQARFARELLPLYYKHNNMASFVRQLNMYGFHKVVSVDSGGLKVDKDEMEFAHMYFLQGQEFLLEHIKRKIPISKQEETKHTKPEVLSRVLADVRSMKGKQENVDSRLNTMKRENEALWREVASLRQKHMKQQQIVNKLIQFLISIVQPNGRAGLGLKRRYPLMLGEAVRSTTNSSTTEKGIQKETGGKQNDGRLKDLEDSAVSGNPNVSDIPSPKGPIIHDVTDIDESSCADLIGNCNELDADQMDEITEVVPNEKSPEIFFPMAQISELPISVESTEHEEEVPAEEAVEDGLGVENPDFNTMVQMEAGTSNSGSGILESSAMASPMSPDLLMAVDPREVNSGALLSFEENRKEKGGRGKSVVKNQERSVASTESNVLESREELDNHLDTMQVDLEQLREVLSLQGNPLDASTLLGLFSADDTLPSNGYLSMDMDMFKNPSQGAILGNEVIAYNDASFFDMVDDYGDGQMAGDRTTRDLEDDSIVKDTTDLFDLLDDPPQPTTAIPPTTVSAAKKKKRN
- the LOC116928946 gene encoding heat shock factor protein isoform X4, translating into MHTVGDATSSVPAFLGKLWKLVEDPSTNHLISWNSNGMSFTIRDQARFARELLPLYYKHNNMASFVRQLNMYGFHKVVSVDSGGLKVDKDEMEFAHMYFLQGQEFLLEHIKRKIPISKQEETKHTKPEVLSRVLADVRSMKGKQENVDSRLNTMKRENEALWREVASLRQKHMKQQQIVNKLIQFLISIVQPNGRAGLGLKRRYPLMLGEAVRSTTNSSTTEKDLEDSAVSGNPNVSDIPSPKGPIIHDVTDIDESSCADLIGNCNELDADQMDEITEVVPNEKSPEIFFPMAQISELPISVESTEHEEEVPAEEAVEDGLGVENPDFNTMVQMEAGTSNSGSGILESSAMASPMSPDLLMAVDPREVNSGALLSFEENRKEKGGRGKSVVKNQERSVASTESNVLEREELDNHLDTMQVDLEQLREVLSLQGNPLDASTLLGVCDSLGLNFEPTLDSCNWAGYSATWNRRGIPSDSSPSLASLLEHQMLPKLFSADDTLPSNGYLSMDMDMFKNPSQGAILGNEVIAYNDASFFDMVDDYGDGQMAGDRTTRDLEDDSIVKDTTDLFDLLDDPPQPTTAIPPTTVSAAKKKKRN
- the LOC116928946 gene encoding heat shock factor protein isoform X3, whose amino-acid sequence is MHTVGDATSSVPAFLGKLWKLVEDPSTNHLISWNSNGMSFTIRDQARFARELLPLYYKHNNMASFVRQLNMYGFHKVVSVDSGGLKVDKDEMEFAHMYFLQGQEFLLEHIKRKIPISKQEETKHTKPEVLSRVLADVRSMKGKQENVDSRLNTMKRENEALWREVASLRQKHMKQQQIVNKLIQFLISIVQPNGRAGLGLKRRYPLMLGEAVRSTTNSSTTEKDLEDSAVSGNPNVSDIPSPKGPIIHDVTDIDESSCADLIGNCNELDADQMDEITEVVPNEKSPEIFFPMAQISELPISVESTEHEEEVPAEEAVEDGLGVENPDFNTMVQMEAGTSNSGSGILESSAMASPMSPDLLMAVDPREVNSGALLSFEENRKEKGGRGKSVVKNQERSVASTESNVLESREELDNHLDTMQVDLEQLREVLSLQGNPLDASTLLGVCDSLGLNFEPTLDSCNWAGYSATWNRRGIPSDSSPSLASLLEHQMLPKLFSADDTLPSNGYLSMDMDMFKNPSQGAILGNEVIAYNDASFFDMVDDYGDGQMAGDRTTRDLEDDSIVKDTTDLFDLLDDPPQPTTAIPPTTVSAAKKKKRN